From Zavarzinella sp., one genomic window encodes:
- a CDS encoding M67 family metallopeptidase, producing the protein MPENLMEQIVQQALDENPQECCGLLSGIHSGESWLVQHCFPLRNVARSMFRYRADVQELLQVSREIRRSGEVELVVYHSHPGSLAVPSQTDLKENGWGTSAMHLIISLADDFPTCRGWWLLPDSYVEANWFVINNPSY; encoded by the coding sequence ATTCCAGAAAATCTGATGGAACAGATCGTTCAACAGGCACTGGATGAAAACCCCCAGGAGTGCTGTGGACTGCTCTCTGGGATTCACAGTGGCGAATCGTGGCTGGTGCAGCACTGCTTCCCACTGCGAAATGTGGCACGGAGTATGTTCCGTTATCGTGCGGATGTGCAGGAGTTATTGCAGGTCAGTCGAGAGATTCGCCGTTCTGGGGAAGTGGAACTGGTGGTCTATCATTCCCACCCCGGTTCACTCGCGGTGCCCAGTCAGACTGATTTGAAGGAAAATGGCTGGGGCACTTCGGCAATGCACTTGATTATCAGCCTTGCGGATGATTTCCCCACCTGCCGTGGCTGGTGGTTGTTGCCAGACAGTTATGTAGAAGCGAACTGGTTTGTGATCAATAATCCTTCTTACTGA